A part of Pseudomonas lutea genomic DNA contains:
- a CDS encoding endonuclease/exonuclease/phosphatase family protein — translation MARWGTTERVVARHAAKINERHLLETGLPADGRLRLLSFNIQVGISTERYRHYLTRGWQHLLPHNGRAGNLQKIGDLLRDYDLVALQEADGGSIRSGYVNQVEHLAQLGSFPYWHQQLNRNLGRLAQHSNGVLSRLRPWDIEDHPLPGPKGRGAILVRFGEGPDALVVVVMHLALGARTRTLQLAYIRELIGGYRHQVLMGDMNTHATDLLETSPLRDLGLLAPQIEATFPSWRPQRCLDHILLSPTLTLEKVQVLAQPISDHLPVAVEIRLPASLIGDSLPITSTSPRGPVE, via the coding sequence ATGGCGCGCTGGGGAACTACTGAACGTGTCGTTGCCCGGCACGCAGCAAAAATCAATGAGCGTCATCTTCTCGAAACAGGGTTGCCGGCGGACGGCCGGCTTCGCCTGCTCAGCTTCAATATCCAAGTCGGCATCAGCACCGAGCGTTATCGGCACTACCTGACCCGGGGTTGGCAGCACTTGCTGCCGCACAACGGTCGAGCCGGCAACCTGCAGAAGATCGGCGATCTGCTGCGTGATTATGATCTGGTCGCGTTGCAGGAAGCCGATGGCGGCAGCATCCGCTCAGGCTACGTCAATCAAGTCGAACACCTCGCTCAACTCGGCTCCTTTCCCTACTGGCATCAGCAGCTGAACCGCAACCTCGGGCGCCTGGCCCAGCACAGTAACGGCGTGCTCAGCCGACTGCGTCCCTGGGACATCGAAGATCACCCGTTGCCCGGGCCCAAAGGGCGAGGCGCCATTCTGGTTCGTTTCGGTGAAGGTCCTGATGCTTTGGTCGTGGTCGTCATGCACCTCGCGCTCGGCGCCCGGACCCGAACGCTGCAGCTGGCTTACATTCGCGAGCTGATTGGCGGGTACCGGCATCAGGTGCTCATGGGTGACATGAACACCCATGCCACTGATTTGCTGGAAACCTCGCCGCTACGGGATCTGGGCTTGCTGGCTCCGCAAATCGAAGCGACCTTTCCAAGCTGGCGCCCGCAGCGGTGCCTTGATCACATTCTTCTGAGCCCCACTCTGACCCTTGAAAAGGTCCAGGTGCTGGCTCAGCCCATCTCCGATCATCTGCCCGTCGCGGTGGAGATTCGCTTGCCGGCCTCATTAATCGGTGACTCCCTGCCGATAACAAGCACATCTCCTCGCGGACCTGTGGAATGA
- the polA gene encoding DNA polymerase I, which produces MSLAPLVLVDGSSYLYRAFHALPPLTTSKGLPTGAVKGVLNMLKSLRRQYPDSPFAVVFDAKGGTFRDELYGEYKANRPSMPDDMRVQIDFLHNCVRGLGYPLLCVEGVEADDVIGTLARSSAAADRPVVISTGDKDMAQLVDGHITLVNTMTGSVLDVAGVKEKFGVGPEHIIDYLALMGDKVDNIPGVPGVGEKTAAGLLVGINGGLKELYDNLDKIPALPLRGAKSLPAKLEEHREMAFLSYQLATIKIDVPLDIELDALHCGEPDREALMALYTELEFKSWITDLQREAREEGAEIVPAAEPAPIIEAKYELILEQTQFDDWLMKLEAAQLFAFVVQSNGVDAQRAQIVGLSFAIKTHEACYIPLTHSYMGVQQQLDRDEVLKAVKPMLEDASKIKVGQHAKFAINLLANCAIDGDQSQGIDVQGVKFDTMLESYVLDSTATRHDRDSLVAKYLAHTPVNFQDIAGKGAKQLSFDQIALEQAGTYAAEEVDLTLRLHEVLQEKLAKTPTLAPVLDDIEMPLMPVLARIERQGALVDANLLGNQSVELGNKMTELEREAFAIAGEEFNLGSPKQLGVILYEKLGMPIISKTATGQPSTAEAVLAELAEQDYPLPKVLMQYRSMSKLKSTYTDRLPEQINPRTGRIHTSYHQAVAVTGRLSSSDPNLQNIPIRTAEGRRIRQAFVAPAGYKLLAADYSQIELRIMAHLAKDEGLLHAFRNDLDVHRATAGEVFGVELPDVTNDMRRSAKAINFGLIYGMSAFGLAKQIGVDRKQSQAYVDRYFARYPGVLNYMERTRTQAAEQGYVETIFGRRLYLPDINAKNQALRKGAERMAINAPMQGTAADIIKRAMVAVNGWLDASGLDARVILQVHDELVLEVREDLVEQISQDIRVHMSGAAELDVPLLVEVGVGNNWDEAH; this is translated from the coding sequence ATGAGTCTCGCGCCCCTCGTCCTGGTGGACGGTTCTTCTTACCTGTACCGCGCTTTCCACGCGCTGCCGCCGCTCACGACCTCCAAGGGCCTGCCAACCGGTGCGGTCAAGGGCGTGCTCAACATGCTCAAGAGCTTGCGCAGGCAATATCCTGACAGTCCGTTTGCCGTGGTCTTTGACGCCAAGGGCGGAACGTTCCGCGATGAGCTGTACGGCGAGTACAAAGCCAACCGCCCGAGCATGCCGGATGACATGCGCGTGCAGATCGACTTCCTGCACAACTGCGTCAGAGGCCTGGGCTATCCGCTGTTATGCGTTGAAGGTGTTGAGGCCGACGATGTGATCGGCACACTGGCGCGCAGTAGTGCGGCGGCGGATCGACCGGTGGTGATCTCGACCGGCGACAAGGACATGGCGCAATTGGTCGACGGCCACATCACGCTCGTCAATACCATGACCGGCAGCGTGCTGGACGTTGCCGGAGTGAAAGAGAAATTCGGCGTCGGGCCCGAGCACATCATCGATTACCTGGCATTGATGGGCGACAAGGTCGACAACATTCCTGGCGTTCCCGGCGTGGGTGAGAAAACCGCGGCGGGCCTGCTGGTCGGCATCAATGGAGGTTTGAAAGAGCTCTACGACAACCTCGACAAGATTCCGGCATTGCCGCTTCGGGGGGCCAAGTCGTTGCCCGCCAAGCTGGAAGAGCATCGGGAGATGGCCTTCCTCTCCTACCAGCTGGCGACCATCAAGATTGACGTGCCGCTGGACATCGAGCTCGACGCTCTGCATTGCGGCGAGCCTGATCGGGAAGCGTTGATGGCGCTGTATACCGAGCTCGAATTCAAAAGCTGGATCACCGACCTGCAGCGTGAAGCGCGAGAAGAAGGCGCCGAAATTGTGCCTGCTGCCGAGCCGGCGCCGATCATCGAGGCCAAATACGAACTCATTCTTGAGCAGACGCAGTTTGACGACTGGTTGATGAAGCTTGAGGCGGCGCAGTTGTTCGCTTTCGTGGTGCAGAGCAATGGGGTAGATGCACAGCGCGCTCAAATCGTCGGGCTGTCCTTCGCGATCAAAACCCACGAGGCGTGTTACATCCCGCTCACCCATTCTTATATGGGTGTGCAGCAACAGCTCGATCGTGATGAGGTGCTCAAAGCCGTCAAGCCAATGTTGGAAGACGCGAGCAAGATCAAAGTCGGGCAGCACGCCAAGTTTGCCATCAACCTTTTGGCCAACTGCGCCATCGACGGCGACCAGAGCCAGGGCATCGACGTCCAGGGCGTCAAATTCGACACGATGCTCGAATCCTACGTGCTCGACTCTACGGCGACGCGCCATGACCGTGACAGCCTCGTTGCCAAGTACCTGGCTCACACGCCGGTCAACTTCCAGGACATCGCAGGCAAAGGCGCGAAACAGCTGAGTTTCGACCAGATCGCACTGGAGCAGGCCGGCACCTACGCAGCTGAAGAGGTGGACCTGACGCTGCGTTTGCACGAGGTGCTGCAAGAGAAGCTGGCCAAGACGCCGACTCTGGCGCCGGTGCTCGACGATATCGAAATGCCGCTCATGCCTGTGCTGGCGCGTATAGAACGGCAAGGCGCGCTGGTCGACGCCAACCTGCTGGGCAACCAAAGCGTCGAGCTGGGCAACAAGATGACCGAGCTTGAGCGCGAAGCGTTTGCCATCGCCGGTGAGGAATTCAACCTCGGCTCGCCCAAGCAACTCGGTGTGATTCTTTACGAAAAGCTTGGCATGCCGATCATCAGTAAAACCGCCACCGGCCAGCCGTCAACGGCTGAAGCGGTGCTCGCGGAACTGGCCGAGCAGGATTATCCGCTGCCCAAGGTGCTGATGCAGTACCGCTCGATGAGCAAACTGAAAAGCACCTACACCGATCGACTGCCGGAACAGATCAACCCGCGCACCGGCCGAATCCACACCTCCTATCATCAGGCGGTGGCGGTCACCGGGCGTCTGTCGTCCAGCGACCCAAACCTGCAAAACATCCCGATTCGCACGGCCGAAGGCCGCCGCATTCGGCAGGCATTCGTTGCCCCGGCGGGCTACAAGCTGCTGGCAGCGGACTACTCGCAGATCGAGTTGCGGATCATGGCGCATCTGGCCAAGGACGAAGGTTTGCTGCATGCCTTCCGCAACGACCTGGACGTACACCGTGCGACGGCGGGCGAGGTCTTCGGCGTCGAGTTACCTGACGTGACCAACGACATGCGCCGCAGCGCCAAGGCGATCAACTTCGGCCTTATCTATGGCATGAGCGCATTCGGGCTGGCCAAGCAGATCGGCGTCGATCGCAAGCAATCGCAGGCGTATGTGGATCGCTATTTCGCGCGCTACCCCGGCGTATTGAATTACATGGAGCGCACGCGGACTCAGGCTGCCGAGCAAGGTTATGTCGAGACCATCTTCGGTCGCCGCTTGTACTTGCCGGACATCAATGCCAAGAACCAGGCGTTGCGCAAAGGTGCCGAGCGCATGGCAATCAACGCACCAATGCAAGGCACGGCGGCCGACATCATCAAGCGCGCAATGGTCGCCGTGAACGGATGGCTGGACGCTTCAGGTCTGGATGCGCGGGTCATTCTGCAAGTGCACGACGAATTGGTTCTGGAGGTGCGCGAGGATCTGGTCGAGCAGATCAGCCAGGACATCCGCGTACACATGAGCGGCGCGGCCGAGCTGGACGTGCCGCTGTTGGTCGAAGTGGGCGTAGGCAATAATTGGGATGAGGCCCACTAG
- a CDS encoding thiol:disulfide interchange protein DsbA/DsbL: MRNLILSAALIFTSLFGLTAQAAEPIEAGKQYVELKSAVPVSEPGKIEVVEMFWYGCPHCYAFEPVINPWAEKLPADVHFIRVPAMFGGPWDAHGQLFITLDTMGVEKKVHTAVFDAIQKGGKRLTDPNDMAEFVATQGVDKTKFLETFNSFAVKGKIAQYKELAKKYEITGVPTMIVNGKYRFDLGTAGGPEQALQVADQLIAKERATLTAK, encoded by the coding sequence ATGCGTAATCTGATTCTCAGCGCCGCTCTGATTTTTACCAGCCTGTTCGGTCTGACCGCTCAAGCAGCAGAGCCTATCGAAGCCGGCAAACAGTACGTCGAGCTGAAAAGCGCTGTTCCTGTTTCCGAGCCAGGCAAAATCGAAGTTGTCGAGATGTTCTGGTACGGCTGCCCGCACTGCTACGCATTCGAGCCAGTCATCAATCCATGGGCCGAAAAACTTCCCGCTGACGTCCACTTCATCCGCGTTCCTGCCATGTTTGGTGGCCCTTGGGACGCCCACGGTCAGCTCTTCATTACCCTCGACACCATGGGTGTGGAAAAGAAAGTTCACACTGCCGTGTTCGACGCGATTCAGAAAGGCGGCAAGCGTCTGACCGATCCGAACGACATGGCCGAATTCGTCGCTACTCAAGGCGTCGACAAGACCAAGTTCCTCGAAACGTTTAACTCGTTCGCTGTGAAGGGCAAGATCGCTCAGTACAAGGAACTGGCCAAGAAGTACGAGATCACTGGCGTTCCGACCATGATCGTCAATGGTAAATACCGCTTTGACCTGGGCACTGCCGGTGGTCCTGAGCAAGCGCTGCAGGTGGCCGATCAATTGATCGCCAAAGAGCGCGCGACGCTGACCGCCAAGTAA
- the yihA gene encoding ribosome biogenesis GTP-binding protein YihA/YsxC: protein MQLKNPILGLCQQAKFMLSAAKVDQCPDDEGFEVAFAGRSNAGKSSALNTLTHASLARTSKTPGRTQLLNFFSLDDDRRLVDLPGYGYAKVPIPLKQHWQRHLEAYLGSRESLKGLILMMDIRHPMTDFDLLMLDWAIASGMPMHILLTKADKLTFGAAKNTLLKVQSEIHRGWGDAVTIQLFSAPKRMGLEEAYTVLADWMELEDKAPAA from the coding sequence ATGCAACTCAAAAACCCAATTCTTGGCCTGTGCCAACAAGCCAAGTTCATGCTCAGCGCTGCCAAAGTCGATCAATGCCCGGACGACGAAGGCTTTGAAGTCGCCTTCGCCGGCCGCTCCAACGCGGGCAAGTCCAGCGCGCTGAACACCCTGACTCACGCCAGTCTCGCGCGAACCTCAAAGACACCAGGGCGTACTCAGCTGCTGAATTTCTTCAGCCTGGACGATGACCGCCGTTTGGTCGATTTGCCGGGTTATGGTTACGCAAAGGTGCCTATTCCGCTCAAGCAGCATTGGCAGCGCCACCTCGAAGCGTATCTGGGCAGCCGCGAGAGTCTGAAGGGGTTGATCCTGATGATGGACATTCGCCACCCGATGACCGACTTCGACCTGCTGATGCTCGACTGGGCCATCGCCAGCGGCATGCCGATGCACATTCTGCTGACCAAGGCGGACAAACTGACTTTTGGTGCCGCTAAAAATACGCTGCTCAAGGTCCAGTCGGAGATCCATCGTGGCTGGGGCGACGCCGTCACCATTCAGCTGTTTTCCGCGCCCAAGCGCATGGGGCTCGAAGAGGCCTACACCGTGCTGGCGGACTGGATGGAGCTGGAAGACAAGGCGCCCGCGGCTTGA
- a CDS encoding DUF2782 domain-containing protein, whose protein sequence is MRALNRLLLVGGLLACSSLALAADDEAPSAEPDVTIRQSGDDFVQEYRANGFVYAVKITPKHGKPYYLVRADGTSGQFIRSDQPDMLIPQWVIFSW, encoded by the coding sequence ATGCGCGCGCTCAATCGCCTGTTACTGGTCGGCGGGTTGCTCGCCTGCTCGTCGCTGGCGCTTGCCGCAGATGACGAGGCGCCCTCGGCCGAGCCAGACGTCACCATTCGTCAGAGCGGCGATGATTTTGTTCAAGAGTACCGCGCGAACGGATTCGTTTACGCGGTGAAGATCACGCCAAAGCACGGCAAGCCTTATTATCTGGTGCGTGCCGACGGTACAAGCGGTCAATTCATACGTTCGGATCAGCCGGACATGCTGATACCCCAGTGGGTAATATTCAGCTGGTAA
- a CDS encoding homoserine kinase → MSVFTPLARPELEAFLAPYGLGALRDFQGIAAGSENTNFFISLEQGEFVLTLVERGPVQEMPFFIELLDVLHDAKLPVPYALRTTEGKALRELKGKPALLQPRLSGKHPAEPNTQHCVQIGEFMAHMHLATRTQTIERKTDRGLDWMLEEGSNFISHLDSAQGALLTKALEEIQRRKPAIMALPRANLHADLFRDNTLFEGTHLTGVIDFYNACSGPMLYDIAIAVNDWCSFENGTIDAPRARAFLGAYAALRPFTAAEAELWSTMLRVGCVRFWLSRLIAAETFAGQDVLIHDPDELRKRLEQRQETHIPLPFAL, encoded by the coding sequence ATGTCCGTTTTTACTCCTCTGGCTCGCCCCGAGCTGGAAGCTTTTCTTGCCCCTTACGGGCTTGGCGCCCTGCGGGATTTTCAGGGCATCGCCGCTGGAAGTGAAAACACCAATTTCTTCATCAGCCTGGAGCAGGGCGAGTTTGTACTGACGCTGGTCGAACGCGGGCCGGTTCAGGAAATGCCCTTCTTCATCGAGCTGCTGGATGTCTTGCACGATGCCAAGCTGCCCGTCCCCTACGCGCTGCGCACCACCGAGGGCAAGGCCCTGCGCGAGCTGAAAGGCAAACCCGCATTGCTTCAACCGCGCCTGTCCGGCAAACACCCTGCCGAGCCCAACACTCAGCACTGCGTGCAAATCGGTGAGTTCATGGCGCATATGCACCTAGCGACTCGCACTCAAACCATCGAGCGCAAAACCGACCGCGGCCTGGACTGGATGCTGGAGGAGGGCAGTAACTTCATCTCGCATCTGGACTCGGCACAGGGCGCGCTGCTGACCAAGGCGCTCGAAGAGATACAGCGTCGCAAGCCGGCCATCATGGCGCTGCCAAGGGCCAACCTGCATGCCGACCTGTTCCGCGACAACACGTTGTTTGAAGGCACCCACCTGACGGGAGTGATCGATTTCTACAATGCCTGCTCCGGCCCGATGCTCTATGACATCGCCATTGCCGTGAATGACTGGTGTTCGTTTGAAAACGGGACCATAGACGCGCCGCGAGCGCGGGCTTTTCTTGGGGCTTATGCCGCACTGAGGCCATTCACTGCCGCCGAAGCCGAGCTGTGGTCGACCATGTTGAGAGTCGGCTGCGTGCGCTTCTGGCTGTCGCGGTTGATTGCGGCGGAGACCTTCGCCGGCCAGGACGTTTTGATTCACGATCCCGACGAATTGCGCAAACGCCTGGAGCAGCGCCAGGAAACGCACATTCCGTTGCCGTTTGCGTTGTAA
- a CDS encoding c-type cytochrome, whose translation MNLPLSSLLLILCMSGFVQAGESVTADPVAGQSKTVVCGACHGPDGNSLVPVFPNLAGQGERYLLKQLHEIRDGKRVVPEMTGLLVSLTERDLADIAAYYAGQKAKRLEADPDLAAQGEALFRGGMLGQGMPACIGCHSPRGAGIPSAGFPQLSGQHSAYIKKQLTAFRDGERSNDGETQVMRTIASKLSNGDIEALAAFIQGLE comes from the coding sequence ATGAACTTACCTCTTTCGAGCCTGCTGTTGATTCTGTGCATGAGCGGATTCGTGCAGGCAGGTGAGTCTGTAACGGCTGACCCCGTTGCCGGGCAGTCTAAAACAGTCGTATGTGGCGCCTGTCATGGTCCCGACGGCAACAGTTTGGTGCCTGTTTTCCCGAACCTCGCAGGCCAGGGTGAGCGCTATTTGCTCAAGCAGCTGCACGAAATCCGGGACGGCAAGCGTGTCGTACCGGAGATGACCGGCCTGCTTGTTTCGCTTACGGAACGTGACCTTGCTGACATTGCCGCTTACTACGCTGGTCAGAAGGCAAAGCGCCTCGAGGCTGACCCCGATCTCGCTGCGCAAGGCGAGGCGCTTTTTCGCGGCGGCATGCTTGGGCAGGGCATGCCGGCTTGCATCGGCTGTCATTCCCCACGCGGAGCAGGCATCCCGAGCGCGGGGTTTCCCCAGTTGAGCGGCCAGCATTCCGCGTACATCAAAAAACAGCTCACGGCCTTTCGGGATGGAGAGCGCTCCAATGATGGCGAGACTCAGGTTATGCGCACCATTGCCTCCAAGCTGAGCAACGGAGACATCGAAGCCTTGGCAGCTTTTATTCAGGGTCTTGAATGA